The Candidatus Binatia bacterium genome has a window encoding:
- a CDS encoding T9SS type A sorting domain-containing protein has product MKRSGSTSAILAASAALLILVAPAAAQYMYLDTNGDGAHTDGDVIAPTGTTTVNVWLRTDSNRDGTPATCSSATDSLGIFSYVFVLQAVGGTFSWNTFENNPPNVTPFMPLSSPREYVSGYCLVPETGPGLRRLGTLTLSVASGAPSLLIVATTTLTNAQYTSFGTGCPMAADDHTATLGRDWFDTDGARYGGWVGPPTLNQPAAMTVSENETADQRLTVTDPDGSAVTVSRLIGPDYLSLRQGALSPETWSVHVAPGFSDAGDAIATLQASDGTGRDFRSFAIHVLNVNRAPVLVLPSSVFLQAGETKTFRFTASDPDNEGLTLATEGVPSYAAFEGPSFGQLVLRLMPSAEQPPETTTVRITVSDGALSSSGQLAIQVGPPGFNPVSLAVRTAPNPMRQDGVLIFGTRRSGSLRVTLHDLQGRVVRTLYRSSNAPAADYRIPIPIEGSARDGGRLASGLYVARIEGVDGVRTQKVVVMKRSGIR; this is encoded by the coding sequence GTGAAACGATCCGGATCGACTTCGGCCATCCTCGCCGCCTCGGCGGCCCTGCTCATCCTCGTTGCGCCCGCCGCCGCGCAGTACATGTATCTGGACACGAACGGCGACGGCGCCCATACCGATGGCGATGTCATCGCGCCAACGGGGACGACAACCGTCAACGTTTGGCTCCGCACGGATTCGAATCGCGACGGCACGCCGGCCACCTGCTCGTCCGCCACCGACTCGCTCGGCATCTTCTCGTACGTTTTCGTGCTGCAAGCGGTCGGGGGGACGTTCTCCTGGAATACGTTCGAGAACAACCCCCCGAACGTCACGCCGTTCATGCCCCTCTCCAGCCCGAGGGAATACGTTTCCGGATACTGTCTGGTGCCGGAAACCGGCCCGGGACTCCGACGGCTCGGCACGCTCACGCTGTCGGTGGCCAGCGGCGCGCCCTCGCTCCTCATCGTGGCCACGACGACGCTCACCAATGCCCAGTACACCTCGTTCGGAACCGGTTGCCCCATGGCGGCCGACGACCATACCGCCACGCTGGGCCGGGATTGGTTCGATACGGACGGAGCGCGCTACGGGGGGTGGGTGGGGCCGCCGACCCTGAACCAGCCCGCGGCCATGACGGTCTCGGAGAACGAGACCGCGGATCAGAGGCTGACGGTGACCGATCCGGACGGCTCGGCGGTAACGGTCTCCCGTCTGATCGGCCCGGACTATCTTTCGCTGCGCCAGGGGGCGCTCTCGCCGGAAACCTGGAGCGTGCACGTGGCGCCCGGCTTCTCCGACGCGGGCGACGCGATCGCGACGCTCCAGGCGAGCGACGGAACCGGGCGGGATTTCCGATCGTTCGCGATCCACGTGCTCAACGTGAACCGGGCGCCGGTGCTGGTGCTTCCCTCCAGCGTGTTCCTCCAGGCTGGTGAGACGAAGACGTTCCGGTTCACGGCCTCCGATCCCGACAACGAGGGGCTGACGCTCGCGACGGAGGGAGTGCCCTCGTATGCCGCGTTCGAGGGTCCCTCCTTCGGTCAGCTGGTCCTGCGGCTCATGCCGAGCGCGGAGCAGCCTCCGGAAACGACGACGGTGCGGATCACCGTGAGCGACGGGGCGCTGTCGTCCTCGGGTCAGCTGGCGATCCAGGTGGGGCCGCCGGGCTTCAATCCTGTTTCCCTGGCGGTCCGCACCGCCCCGAATCCAATGCGCCAGGACGGCGTCCTGATCTTCGGAACGCGCCGTTCCGGCTCCCTGCGCGTCACCCTTCACGATCTCCAGGGCCGGGTCGTCCGGACGCTGTACCGGTCCTCGAACGCTCCCGCGGCGGATTACCGGATCCCCATCCCCATCGAAGGCTCCGCTCGTGACGGGGGGCGACTGGCGTCCGGCCTGTACGTGGCTCGGATCGAAGGCGTGGATGGAGTGAGAACGCAGAAGGTGGTCGTGATGAAGCGCTCGGGAATCCGCTAG